AattgttcacttttttccttACACTATGTTACAGGTCATTGCCACAAAATAATATCAGTTCCATATCAAGTCAGACTTTCTCCAATCTCACCAATCTCCAGTATTTGTAAGTTAAATATTAtgattatcacttttttttatttcaaatctggAATGACTTCAATTCCTAAAGATCACGTTGATGTTTTCAACTTTCAGATTATTGAATGATAATCGCCTTACCCACATTCCAAATCGAGCCTTTAAAAGTTTACAGAAGCTTAAAGTCTTGTAAGTTTAAGACATCATTACTATTTTCAATACATCTTGTATTTCTcgatttttcattatttaacgTGTGTACTTTCTCCAGAATGCtttcagaaaacaaaatagagCTCATTGGATCTAAGGCTTTCGTTTTAAGCAATTCAAGTATGAGAATGTAagttttgacaaatttcttatttcatatcTATCCATCCACCAATATACATCCTCTGTCCTTACATTCATTCATCTATCCCTCCATATTTCCTTGCATTTTCCTATATATCCTTCCCTCCATCTATCCGTCAGCCCGTCTGTCTGTTTATCCAGAccattgatttatttattttaccaTCAATTCTCTTTTCCACCCATCCTTCAATTTATCTCTTACCTTATAATTTCAGGTGGCCTTTTCTCAAACATTGAAGTGATCTTGGGACATTCTGGTTTTGTTCCAGTTTActataaatcaaaattttatttacatcatTACAATTTaatgttttagaaaaaaatttttttcaatctcttttttAGATATCTGATTCGCACAGCAATGAAAGCAGTACATCTAGAGTCATTTGAGGGCATCGAGGGCCTTTCCACCAAAATGCAAGTATTAAAAACAATCCTTAATGCACAgcttgtagaaaaaaaaaaacaaaaacaaaaacatgaagaCATGAAGACTACttcaatattttcaaagctTTGACAGTACCTGTCTTCCTTTTGGCAGAAGCATGAATGAGGGAGAGATAGGGTCGCTGAATTTCAACCAAGAGAACGGTTCAGTGCAATGCAGAGTGCAACTGTAAGTGTTCTGTTAGCTTTGACAATTTCTCACTAGAAGACGGTGGCAAACAGTCATTTGACATGAACAAAGGTTCAGTTTATCAGAGATGCCAAGGTGACCTTGGAAGTAAATATCTGTCCTTCTGTCTTCCTGTCTGTCTGTCACTCTAGCTGAATGGCTAGCTGGCTCTCTTCCTGACTGAAAAATGCAACACTTTCATACCGAAATGCAAATTCGCTGTTTACAGTATACCAGCAACCTTACTGGAGTGAGCATTTATGCAGCTCACAGGTTATTGAAACGGAAGCCTTAAGATAACATCATGCTACGTGGATGATTTTTCCCTCGAGGCAGACCTCATTTTAGTAAAAAGGAACTAATTTCAGTGATACGTAATTGCTATTCTCTTGCTTATCTCCCTTAAATATCAAGAGGCGTTGGACAAAGCGATGAAGAGTATATAGAGTTCGATGACATAGACGAAGACATGAAGGGTGTGTTACGGAGGGTTTTGGAGCAATCCGGTTTTGCACAGTGGTCACAAGATAGCTCCAAATTTTTGCCTTGCCCTGCTGGAACATTTGTTAAATCTGCAGATAAAGGTTCCACGAGTTGTTCAGAATGTCCTCCAGGTAAGAGTGTGATCGATTACgttccttttttaattgagaaaaaGATCCATTGTGAGAATTAAATCAAAACTATGCAAACTATTTCTTGAGAGTTTCCTTCGGAATTTgctacagtaaaaaaaatcattattcgTTAATGTTGCCATTAGtttttatatgataagctgaaatACGCACACACTTTTGATTGGTTCCCTACTTATAATCTATTGAAGGACGGACGTATAGATAACATCACCCTTGTAGTGACAGTCAAACATTGGAAACTTCATTTAAGTAACTTTACCGGTACTCGTAATTTACattgttgatgttattgttAATCCGGGATACCGATACCTTTTAGTGCCCGTCAACACATATGTCAGCGGACTCGTTCTGTGAAGACGCCATTTTGTGAAGTATATGAAGCACGAGGTTTTTGTAGATTAAAGCCTTTAGAAACGAGGCCAAAcgtttgtttaactatcataacaatttaatctacaaaaaaaaaaaaaaaaaaaaaaaaaacaaatggataaaGTCCTCAGGCCCGAGAGATTCAGCGCCGATCCAAGCACGTCTGGAGCATCAAAATCGTGGATTCACTGGCGTCGAACCTTCGAAAATTTCCTCGCCGTATTGACGGAAGAAGGCCTCGATAAATTTGGAGTcctgacaaattttatttcgccTGCGGTATTCGAATATGTAGAAGAATGTGCCGACTACGAATCTGCAATCgaaactcttcaaaatattttcgtgAAGCCGACGAACGAAATCCACGCCAGACACGTGCTCGCTACCAGACGACAACAGGTTGGTGAAACTCTAGACGAATATCTTCAAGCGCTCAAAACTCTCGCCAAAGACTGCAACTTTCAATCTGTCACCGCTGCCAAATATTGTGAGGAATATATACGGGATGCTTTCATTACTGGGCTACATTCTAACCAAATACGCCAAAGGCTACTAGAAAACAAAACTCTAGATCTGAAAACGATGTTTGACCAGGCCAGGGCGCTCGACTCTGCCATGCGCAGTTCAGAGAGTTACTCTGTCCCTCAACCTGTCAGCGTTGCAGCCTCAGCACAAGAAATGACCGCTCAGAATCCAATCCAAGTCGACTCTGCTCAGTCAGACTCCACACTCGCTGCAATTGATTCAAAGTGCTTCTTCTGTGGAAATCCTAAACACCCTCGTTCCAAGTGTCCAGCCAGAGATGCAATTTGCAATAAATGTCAAAAGAGGGGACATTTTGCGAAAGTCTGCCGAAGCAAGGCCTCTAAACCCAGCGAAGTTTCAGCTGCTCTCTGGCCACCTACTCTTGCCACCGTAGGAATTCCCCAATCTCTTAAAGGATCAACTGCTACTGTTGTTGTCAACAAGGTCTGGAGTGTAGAAGCACTCTTTGACAGCGGAAGCAGTGAAAGCTACATACATCCAAGCCTCGTTGAAGTAGCTGCTATCTCTGTTAACCCTTCGGTCAGCCAGGTCTCCATGGCAACATCTTTGTTAAGTACAAAGACCGAGGGCTCTTGCTCTGTTACTATTAACTACCAAGGTCAAACTTATAAAGACTTTCGCCTGTTGGTTATGCCAGGGCTTTGCTCTGATCTGATTTTAGGACTCGATTTTCAGTCTCAACATGATAGTGTCACATTCAAGTATGGCGGAACAAAACCGCCGCTGTCGGTATGCAGTCTCACTACTCTGAACATAGAGCCGCCATCACCATTTTCAAACCTCACTGCCGACTGCCATCCTATTGCTACAAAGTCCAGGCGCTACAGCAAAGAAGACCTGAACTTCATTGGCAATGAAGTAGAACGGTTGCTCAAGGAAGGCATTATTGAGCCAAGCCGGTCCCCTTGGCGGGCACAAGTAGTTGTCACAAAGGATGAAAATCACAAGAAACGCCTAGCTATTGATTATTCCCAGACAATCAATAGATTCACCCAACTAGATGCTTTCCCGCTGCCGAGGATCAGTGATACGATCAACGAAATAGCTCAGTACAAAGTGTTCAGTACCCTTGACCTCCAGAGTGCGTATCATCAAATACCTTTAAGAGAAGATGACAAGCCTTACACTGCGTTTGAAGCTAAAGGTGGGCTTTATCAGTTTACCAGGCTTCCTTTCGGTGTAACCAACGGTGTAGCCTACTTCCAAAGAGAAATGATGAGATTTGTTGAAGATAACCACTTGAAAGCTGTGTTTCCATACATCGACAACATAACTGTATGTGGAAAGGATCAAGCTGACCATGATGCTAACCTCATATTATTCCAGGAGGCTTCTCAAAAGGCGAATCTTAAATTCAACGACAGCAAAAGCGTCTTCTCTGCTCAACGACTGCCGTTACTGGGATATGTCATTGAAAATGGTTCTATTAGTCCAGACCCCGAAAGATTAAGGCCTCTACTGGAGCTCCCACTGCCGCAAAGCTCAAAGGCTCTTAATAGATGTCTGGGACTTTTCTCTTACTATTCTCAATGGGTTCCTTGTTTCGCCGACAGAATTAAACCCATAACCAGCTgtagatcatttcctttatcttctGAAGCACAGAAAGCATTTGAAGACTTAAAGAGGATCATTGCCAAAGCTGCTGTCTCTGCCATAGACGAGAGTATTCCATTTGAGGTGGAAACAGACGCCTCAGATGTAGCGCTAGCCGCTACCCTAAATCAGAAGGGCAGACCTGTAGCCTTTTTCTCCCGCACCCTTCAAGGTAGTGAACTGAAACACTCTGCTGTAGAAAAGGAGGCTCAAGCAATAGTTGAGTCGGTCAGGCACTGGAGACATTTTCTCACCGGGTCCCACTTCACTCTAAAAACGGACCAAAAGTCAGTTTCCTACATGTTCAACCAGCGTCATCAAGGAAAGATTAAGAATGACAAGATAATGCGCTGGAGGATTGAACTGAGTTGCTATAGCTTTGACATAGAGTATCGACCAGGCAGAGATAATGTAGCACCGGATACCTTCTCACGAGCCACGTGTGCTTCTAGCGTCAGTGATGCTCTCTACAAGCTCCATGATTCGCTCTGTCACCCTGGGATTACCCGATTATGGCATTTTATTCGAGTCAAGAACTTGCCTTATTCTCTAGAAGATGTTAGGAGGACTGTGAACTCCTGTCCAATCTGTTGTGAATGTAAACCGGTATTCCACCGCCCGGACCCAGTTCAACTTATAAAAGCTACCCAACCCTTTGAACGAATCAACATTGACTTTAAAGGGCCACTTCCTTCCAACGACAAGAATAAATACTTCCTGAATGTTGTTGATGAGTTTTCACGGTTCCCGTTCGTTTTCCCTTGCCCTGATGTGTCTACTCCGACCGTTATAAAGTGTCTCACcacattgttttctctatttggTATGCCTGCCTATGTGCATTCTGACAGAGGGGCTTCGTTTATGAGTCAAGAGTTACGGGAATTCCTCTCTAGCAAAGGTGTATCTACAAGTCGTACAACCAGTTATAACCCCACATGTAATGGTCAAGTTGAGAGGTACAATGGCACTGTATGGAAGGCGATTACAACGTCTCTTAAGTCAAAGAAGCTTCAGGCAGAACAGTGGCAATTGGTCCTGCCAGATGTGTTGCACTCGATCCGTTCTCTTCTGTGCACCGCAACGAATGAGACTCCGCATGAACGTTTCCTGAACTTTTCACGCCGTTCATCCACAGGTAGTTCGATCCCCTCTTGGCTGGCTGAACCTGGCCCTGTTTATGTAAAGCGTCATGTACGACACAGTAAGTTTGATCCTCTGGTTGAAAAAGCTGATGTTCTCCAGACCAATACTCACTACGCTCACGTTCGTTACCCTAATGGCAGAGAAACAACAGTTTCAACCAAGAATCTTGCTCCTTGTGGTCAAGTGGAACTTCTAGAACCACCCTCTTCAATCCAGCTCCCAGTCGTTAAACCCAATATTTCTAGTGAGTTTTCTCCCGTCAACGATCATCATGTTGATAAGACGCAAGAACCAACTAAAGAACCAGAACCCACAGAATTGAGGAGATCACAGCGAGAGCGCCGCCCTGTAGATAGGCTCAATTTATAGGAAGGGGTGAATGTAGTGACAGTCAAACATTGGAAACTTCATTTAAGTAACTTTACCGGTACTCGTAATTTACattgttgatgttattgttAATCCGGGATACCGATACCTTTTAGTGCCCGTCAACACATATGTCAGCGGACTCGTTCTGTGAAGACGCCATTTTGTGAAGTATATGTAGCACGAGGTTTTTGTAGATTAAAGCCTTTAGAAACGAGGCCAAAcgtttgtttaactatcataACAACCCTCAACAATCGTTCACCTTCTTTAgtatataaacaaatagattccatattTCCGTTGGTCTGTTCAGGAGTAAATAAAATTTGGTAAGGACATCAGGGctacactcggctgcgcctcgtgtgccacttttttgttctaaccacattttgacttcagctgtgatctattactgaacagatgcacgacaacatggaatctattttcTAAATATTGCGTATCTCTAAAATAGTACGTTACATTAACTAGCGAATTTAACGCACCCTTCACCTGTAGAATACATGTAGTGATCTCAAGGTTAGCCTGCTGGACGCCGGATTAAAATGCCTGAACCTGACTTTTAATGTATTAAAAGAAGCGGAAGCATTAAAGTTTAACACCTGAATAGAGAGTTAAGGCtctaaattgctttttttttcttttcatggctTCTTGTTTCAGGAGGCTTTTTTTCCGATACCTTAGCATACGTCAGCGACCAGTGTAAAAGATGCCCGAACGGGACATTTGTTTCACTCGATAAAAAGCCAGGAAGGCGAGCATTGGATTGTGTCGCATGCCCCCAAGGTAGCAGAAGCTAAAAGATATGCAACTGTCGATATATATGTAACAACGTCTACTATAAAATTTCAACCCTAACCCAAACAAGATCAAACTTTTCATACGAAGAAAGATTTTTGCAGAAGAATTCTTCACCTAGCATTAACAGTCAGTTAATTAGATTCTTTTTTCGATGCTGCCTTTTTTTCAGTTAGCTAAGACAAAAATATGATCACTGATACATGAACGCCACTCCGAGATTAACTTGTTTAGCCAGCCAACTCAGATACAGTTAAAATGGTTCAGGCATCTATGCATCTCTGATGTCATCTTATAACGATCAAAATCTTCTTTACAGGAACGGATACAAACTCTTTTGCCGGATTCCGTGCTTGTAAATGTCTACAAGGATTTTATCGTACCCACCTGTTTAAGGGCTGTAAGGCTTGTCAAAAAGAAGGCTTCCTGTGTATAGACGACTACGTCACACTCAAACCAGGATTTTGGTGGAGGTGGTATAATGATGTGTACAAAGGCATGTACCAGAACTTTACTCTCAACCTGCGGTCTTCGAAGCCTTCCATCGAAAATAACGAAGTTGAGTATAGTTTTGATCTACCGTTAGCCTACGAATGCCCAAGAAAGGAATCTTGCCTCGGTGGTCTGGATTCGACGTGCAAACAAGGCTACGAGGGCCCTCTTTGCAAGGTTTGCAGCCCTGAGTATCACAAACGACTTCAGACTTGTAAGAAGTGTCCATCAAAGTCTTGGATGGGAGCACAGTTAGCCATCACCATCGCGTTGTTGCTGATTCTAGTTGTGGTCATCGTATGGACAAGTGTAAAGAAGAACAGACAGAGCAACAACCAGCGTCCGCTGGTCGACATCATTTTGGCTAGGCTGAAGATAATCATAGGATTTTATCAAGTTACATTTGGACTACTGGAtgctttttcattcatttcatggCCAGACTCCTTGTCTGTTATTGCACGGTATTCCGAAATTCTTCAATTTAATGTCCTTCAAATGGCGCCAATGCACTGCCTTTTGCCGCAACTTAAGATAGACGCGTTTGGGAGTTTGTTTGCCATTTTGGCCATCAACATTGGGGCCATTGTATTTGCGGTGGTAGCTTATTGGGCGCGAAAGTTTATGATCCTCAGGAACGACCAGCTTGAAGATGACGATAAATCCAAACAAGTTTCTCAGACTAAAGAACTTGTctacagaaatttgtttttcttcttattcGTGACCTACCTTAGCACTTGTTCTAAGACTGCAAATGTTCTCCCACTCTCCTGCCGGGAGCTCTGTTTTACTGACAAAGGTTACGGCTGCTTTACTTATCTCAAATCTGATTTCACAGTTGAGTGTCGCAGTCCAAGGTACAAGCGCTTGGTCAACGTTGCATATTTTGCCGTTGTATACATTTTACTTATCCCTTTGGTTTCTTACCTAGTCCTTTGGAAGAAACACAAAAAAGTAAAGGTTACGGAAAACGAATCAAGAGAACAACAAAGATACATCAGTGAACTTGCAGCCGGACTGAGATTTCTTTCCGAGAATTACACCGGCACCTCTTGGTATTGGGAACTTGTCGAGATGGTGCGTAAAGTCATCTTAACATCTGGATTGATCCTCATAGGAGGAGAAAGCAGGGCTTATGTTGGCCTGGCATGTGTGATTTCGGGACTGTATGGTATTTTATTTGCCTATGTAAGCCCAGTTGAAGactcatttgaaaataaaatgatgattaTAACCCTTGCAGTTACGTTCGTAAACCTAGGCATCGGCGCCGTCAGTAAGATCCCCAAGGAGAATGTTCCAGCTTCAATTGATCCATATGTTGACACTGTTACGTTCAATTTGTTAGTGGTTGGAGCCAATACGCTGGTGATTGGTTTACTAGTCGGTAAGTTAACGCACTTACAAAGCTAACCTATTCTACAAGTCCCATAAGGTTAGGAAGTTCACTTATCAATAAAAAAGTTTACACGAAAGTTTTGTCACGAAACTTTCAACTCATTCTACCAATCGCAGTTTTATCTCCAAAAGCGTACATAGAAGAACTGATCCAGTACCAGCACTTGGCATACCTTGGAAAATGCCGCGCATTGCAATATGTTGCCaaatttcttgatgaaaaataatgcaaagaaATTCTATAGTGAGATTGTTTGTGAGCAAAGAATTAGAAGCAGCTACATCATCtactttaaaggaaaaagttttcaGGATGCATGGGATGCATAATAGTGTATTTCTATTACTCCATTCAGTGTCTCCGCGTAAAATGTACTCTTGTCATGAGCCAATTGGAAAGGCgttcatgaaaaagaaaatactgaaGCTGCAAGAAATCTACCCAGGAAATTCCGAGATCGTCCCAAAAACTGTTTTCACATAATAACAGCGATTGCCATGTAACGCCcaatatttcaaacttcaatccTTCGGTCAACACTTCAGCCAACGTTATTGCACCTTActtatttgttttgatttgttaagTAAATGGTAAGCAATTTTCTCAAGAAAGTTTTTGTGGATCCATAAATATATGCTTTTTGCACcacaattgtttttttcagttcagtACTCCGTCTACctttataattttttgaaagaatggCGCAAAAATCCCAAATGGTCCATGTCGTGTTGCTTGGCGATGCTTCTTCCTCTTAACGATTTACAAGGCGAACTCAGAGGGTTGGTGGGAAGGAACATGATGAGGCAGCAGCTTCAAAGTGGACGGATCGGGATGCCGTCCGTGACAGGAGCTGTCAAAGACAGTGGAGCTGTCGACTTCGCTCTTGAGGAAGGTGACGACGAAAGCCAAGATAGTCGGCGTCAACAGGACAACAGGCAGAGTGCGAATTCTTCTAGAAATTCCGGAAGTATTTCGATGAACGATCTTGGCATTTCCGCTTTGGTGGTTCATCCACCCCAAAACGGCAATGAGGCtccattgtaaaaaaaattaaattaaaaaaattcggAAATACGGATTAGTACAGAATTACTGGGTAGATCACTGTTATAGgttgtgaaataaaaacagttgtTTCCGGAAATTTCTAGAATGCCTGGCCATGGCAATGTGGTTACTCGAACTTTCTGATGTCAAACCAAGAAATTGTTTGCAGCATTCTATTACGTTATGCACTCATGATTTAATCTACCAGAATACCATTTGTATTAcgaaataatttcatttgacctACAGATAGAAAATCTACCGGAATAGTTATGTTTTAGACTTCTGAAAAGATTTAGAATACGTTGTGGATGTATATAAGTACTTAGTCGTATGCGAGTAATAGCTGCTGCTGTCGGCAGAGATCGACTGTCTAGAAAGCTTTAATGACAGTGAACTAGTGTGCATCTCGAGGAGATTTGAAGACAACATTGAGTTGGTGTTAGTAGTGAACTGATTCAGTTATAGTCTGTACTGTGCTTAAGCAGGTTCTAAGTGGATTATTATTATATTGCTAAAAGTAGTCACTTTTTAATACGAATTATAACCTAGGACTTGTTGTCTAATAAAGTAGTCTGTAGGAATATAGAATTCTTTCGCCAGTTAAATTATACCGTAACAATCTCGTTTATCAGACTCCTTGATGAGTCAATTTTGATGATTGTTGATGATTATTGGAATAATACATAGTAGCGGGCCATAGTCACATAACATTGTTGCTTCGTGTTTTTTCTTATGTAGacattgtttttgtcgttgttcaTTTTGCTGTAATTTATTCGgggataatttttaaatatcgAAAGAAGGCAAGAGATATTCTCTTAGATGATATTAATGATGGTAATAACAGTAACTTATGACAAGCTTAGTATCGACatgtaaaatggaaaaacaaaattcttgctTAAAAGGATAAAACTCTCCCTTCTTTGACTCAAAATAGCTTGGAAGGTACACTTCAGGTTTCAGTCGAAGAACAAATAATACGATAGTAATTTCTGCTTAAAGTCACGTCTAAATTATGATATTCAATTTcttgttaacaaaaaaaataaaataaacaacaataacaacatcgACCAAAAAATTGGACGTATCATGCTcgcctttatttatttaagcaTTATTCAAGTAGCTGAGTAACCTCTCCCTCCTTTAGGACTGGGTACAAGATTACGGAAGGAAATGTGTCAGGAAATATCTCTTCGTTGATTGCAGTGCTACTTGGTGGAGTCGAACCATGAAGTTCTACGTTCACTTTGATGGTCCTCCGGAGTTTAGCATGGTTTTTAGAtggaataaaagcaaaaaagaaaagctgaagCTAGTGGTGGATATATTTTTTGAGGCTCTCAAGGCTAACCATGCATCTCTCTTCGAACTAAACCTCGAAAACTTGACACTCGTGAACACAAGGAAATCCACACTGTCTCTAGAGCAAGACGTCACGTCGGTCGTAAAAGACGGCATGGATTTATTTGTCGTTTTAAAACAACTTCCTGTGCCAAAGGAGAGACGAAGAATTGTTATGCACCCTCCAGTTTCTCTTGCTTCTAGTATTTCGTCTGTTCATCAAAAGGGACCTGGGATGTTTGTCAAGAATGGCGAACCTTCATGTACAAAGTCTTCGTCTGAAGTGGAGTTGAATGTATcgaaaatcagtgaaaaaactAAGACTAGTTTCTGCTTGAATGATCTACGGAAAAAGATGGGTACTTTGAGAAATGCAGCTCGAATCTGTGCTGAAGCACTTTCAGTGGATGAAGAAAATTCTTCTCCTCTGTCTTGCTTGGCTGAAATTTACCTTGAAGCTGGCCGTCCACAGATAGCTCTGGAGTACATTGAGCTAGCTATTCATGTTAACTCCACTGACCCATCATTGTGCTTCATCCATGGAAATTGTTTGGCTGCGGTGGGAAAACTGGAAGAGGCATCTAATGCCTATGTGAAATACATGAGTCACTTGGAATCTCTTGGAGCTTCTCAACATGAAATTCATGATGTTCAAGCAGCTATTGCCAAGGTCTGTGCCAAGTCAGGGAACATTAAAATGGCTATAGATCTATTTTCAAATGTGCTAAAGGAAGATTCCTCTCACATGGAGAGCTTGAAAGGATTTGCAATCCATACCGCTGGTACCAGTCAGGATGACTTACAGGAAGCGATAGTTATCTTGTTGTCACTACTGGTTCAATCTGGTGGCCAATACCAGCATGATGTTAGAAAAGAACTTGCTAATTT
This region of Pocillopora verrucosa isolate sample1 chromosome 3, ASM3666991v2, whole genome shotgun sequence genomic DNA includes:
- the LOC131780298 gene encoding uncharacterized protein is translated as MKNLLQLDMSRNKIDQIPERLLGNLNRLKLLSLPQNNISSISSQTFSNLTNLQYLLLNDNRLTHIPNRAFKSLQKLKVLMLSENKIELIGSKAFVLSNSSMRIYLIRTAMKAVHLESFEGIEGLSTKISMNEGEIGSLNFNQENGSVQCRVQLGVGQSDEEYIEFDDIDEDMKGVLRRVLEQSGFAQWSQDSSKFLPCPAGTFVKSADKGSTSCSECPPGGFFSDTLAYVSDQCKRCPNGTFVSLDKKPGRRALDCVACPQGTDTNSFAGFRACKCLQGFYRTHLFKGCKACQKEGFLCIDDYVTLKPGFWWRWYNDVYKGMYQNFTLNLRSSKPSIENNEVEYSFDLPLAYECPRKESCLGGLDSTCKQGYEGPLCKVCSPEYHKRLQTCKKCPSKSWMGAQLAITIALLLILVVVIVWTSVKKNRQSNNQRPLVDIILARLKIIIGFYQVTFGLLDAFSFISWPDSLSVIARYSEILQFNVLQMAPMHCLLPQLKIDAFGSLFAILAINIGAIVFAVVAYWARKFMILRNDQLEDDDKSKQVSQTKELVYRNLFFFLFVTYLSTCSKTANVLPLSCRELCFTDKGYGCFTYLKSDFTVECRSPRYKRLVNVAYFAVVYILLIPLVSYLVLWKKHKKVKVTENESREQQRYISELAAGLRFLSENYTGTSWYWELVEMVRKVILTSGLILIGGESRAYVGLACVISGLYGILFAYVSPVEDSFENKMMIITLAVTFVNLGIGAVSKIPKENVPASIDPYVDTVTFNLLVVGANTLVIGLLVVQYSVYLYNFLKEWRKNPKWSMSCCLAMLLPLNDLQGELRGLVGRNMMRQQLQSGRIGMPSVTGAVKDSGAVDFALEEGDDESQDSRRQQDNRQSANSSRNSGSISMNDLGISALVVHPPQNGNEAPL